The genomic window GGATTTGCTCATGCAGAAATAAATGCCCTTAACCAGGCTAAAACAAAAGCAAGAGGAGCAACCCTTTATGTGAACTTAGAGCCCTGTTCTCATCAAGGTCGAACTCCACCCTGTACCAAAAGTATTATTAAAGCAGGAATCAAAAAGGTCGTAGCCAGTATGCTTGACCCAAATCCAATAGTTTCAGGTAAAGAAGAATTAGAAAAAGCAGGTATCCTGGTAGAAGTAGGGATGTTAGAAAAAGAGGCAAAAAAACTCAACGAGGTCTATATTAAATATATGACGACTAAATTGCCTTTTGTCATTCTTAAATCGGCTATTACCTTAGATGGCAAGATAACAACATTAGAGAAAAGTTGGATTACTTCTAATGAAAGTAGAAGATTAGTCCACAGGTTACGGGCAGAAGTTGATGCGATTTTAGCTGGCAAAAACACTATTTTAATTGATGACCCATTACTTACGGCGAGAATAAAAGGAGCAAAAGACCCATTTAAAATAATTGTGGATACAAAATTAGAAATTCCACTTTCGGCAAAGATATTAAAAAATCCTGAGAAAGTAATCATCGCTACAACTAAACAGGCACAGGAACATAAAATTCAAAGCCTGAAGAAATCAGGGGTAAAAATCTTAATTCTACCTGAATCTAAAAAAATGGTAGATATTAAAGAATTAATGAAAAAATTAGGAGGGATGGAAATAACCAGTATTTTAGTCGAAGGTGGGGCTCAAATAAATGCCTCTTTTTTAGAAAATGGATTGATAGATAAGGTATTCTTTTTTATTGCCCCTAAAATAGCCGGTAATAAACAAGTCAATGCAGTCGGAAATTTGACCCAAACAATCCGATTAAAAGAACTCACGACGAGAAAAATAGGCGATGATATTCTGATATGTGGTTATGTTTAAACGCTTACCAAAAAAGATATTGACAAAAAATGGACTTAAATGATATAGTTATTAGACGGAGGAAGAAAATGGAGATTAAAGATGAAGTAACTAAAATCGCTAATTTATCAAAACAGGCCTCCTTTAAACTATCTAATTTATCTTCAAAGATTAAAGATACCGCTTTACTGGCTATGGCAAAGGCGATTGAAGAGAGTGCAAATATTATCCTTGAAGAAAACAAAAAAGACCTTGAGTTTGCTAAGAGTCAGGGTTTATCGTCAGCACTAATTGATAGACTTACGCTGAATGAAAAACGAATAAAGGTAATGGCAGATGGACTACGCGATGTGGCTAATTTACCCGACCCGATAGGTGAAATTATCTCTATGTCAAAAAGACCCAATGGGTTACAAATTGGTCGGATGAGGGTTCCTTTAGGAGTCGTGGGTATTATTTATGAGGCAAGGCCAAATGTTACCGCCGATGCGGTGGGATTATGCCTTAAATCTGGCAATGCGGTCATTCTTCGCGGCGGCACAGAGGCAATCAACTCAAATAAAATTATTGCCAGGATACTTGATTCTGCCGCGATTTCAGCTGGTATTCCCCCAAATAGCATGTGTTTGATTGAAATTACCGATAGGCAAGCCGTCCGGGAATTAGTTAAATTAAATCATTTAGTCGATGTCATCATTCTGCGTGGTGGTAAAGGATTAATCGAAACAATTGGTGAAGAGACGAAAGTTCCAATCATTGCCCATGGAGAAGGTAATTGCCATGTCTATGTTGATTGTCCAGCAGATTTGGCTATGGCGGCAGAAATTACTTTTAATGCCAAAGTTCAAAGACCTGGTGTTTGCAATGCCATAGAGTCACTTTTAGTTCATCAAGATGTTGCCCGGGAATTTTTACCCACAATAATAAACCGCTTGAAATCAGCCAAGGTAGAAATAAGAGGTTGTCCCCAAACCAGACAGATAGTTTCGGAAGGAATAATACCAGCAACTGAAGAAGATTGGTATAAAGAATATTTAGATTTGATTTTAGCCGTAAAGGTCGTTTCCGGATTAGACGAGGCA from bacterium includes these protein-coding regions:
- the ribD gene encoding bifunctional diaminohydroxyphosphoribosylaminopyrimidine deaminase/5-amino-6-(5-phosphoribosylamino)uracil reductase RibD, with amino-acid sequence GFAHAEINALNQAKTKARGATLYVNLEPCSHQGRTPPCTKSIIKAGIKKVVASMLDPNPIVSGKEELEKAGILVEVGMLEKEAKKLNEVYIKYMTTKLPFVILKSAITLDGKITTLEKSWITSNESRRLVHRLRAEVDAILAGKNTILIDDPLLTARIKGAKDPFKIIVDTKLEIPLSAKILKNPEKVIIATTKQAQEHKIQSLKKSGVKILILPESKKMVDIKELMKKLGGMEITSILVEGGAQINASFLENGLIDKVFFFIAPKIAGNKQVNAVGNLTQTIRLKELTTRKIGDDILICGYV
- a CDS encoding glutamate-5-semialdehyde dehydrogenase, which gives rise to MEIKDEVTKIANLSKQASFKLSNLSSKIKDTALLAMAKAIEESANIILEENKKDLEFAKSQGLSSALIDRLTLNEKRIKVMADGLRDVANLPDPIGEIISMSKRPNGLQIGRMRVPLGVVGIIYEARPNVTADAVGLCLKSGNAVILRGGTEAINSNKIIARILDSAAISAGIPPNSMCLIEITDRQAVRELVKLNHLVDVIILRGGKGLIETIGEETKVPIIAHGEGNCHVYVDCPADLAMAAEITFNAKVQRPGVCNAIESLLVHQDVAREFLPTIINRLKSAKVEIRGCPQTRQIVSEGIIPATEEDWYKEYLDLILAVKVVSGLDEAIEHINIYGSSHSEAIVTSSYRNARRFLQEVDAAAVYVNASTRFTDGGEFGLGAEIGISTQKLHARGPMGLVELTTTKFIILGDGQIRV